One uncultured Caproiciproducens sp. DNA segment encodes these proteins:
- a CDS encoding PTS sugar transporter subunit IIA — MFFKKSAKKPELLMKRNIVLNCVAQNKEDAIRRAGQLLFDSGYVSEPYIGGMLAREKKLSTCIGNSISIPHGESEVRKEILFSGLVVMVYPEGISWDSETVYLVVGIAAIGDEHLEILRNIVEKLDTQEAVEALVQSENVDKIYNLFSGC; from the coding sequence TTGTTTTTTAAAAAAAGCGCAAAAAAGCCGGAACTTCTGATGAAACGGAACATCGTTTTAAACTGCGTCGCCCAAAACAAGGAGGATGCGATCCGGCGCGCGGGCCAGCTGCTTTTTGACAGCGGCTACGTATCCGAACCCTACATCGGCGGCATGCTTGCAAGGGAGAAGAAACTCTCGACCTGTATTGGGAACAGCATTTCCATTCCCCACGGAGAAAGCGAAGTGAGAAAGGAAATTCTTTTTTCCGGGCTGGTAGTCATGGTGTATCCAGAGGGGATTTCCTGGGACAGCGAGACTGTCTATCTGGTCGTCGGTATTGCTGCCATTGGCGACGAGCATCTGGAAATTTTAAGGAATATTGTTGAGAAGCTGGATACGCAGGAGGCTGTGGAAGCCCTTGTACAGAGCGAAAATGTGGATAAAATTTACAATTTATTCAGCGGCTGCTGA
- a CDS encoding BglG family transcription antiterminator, with protein sequence MTFTPRLNHLFRILLKNTEPVSVSELASLLNTSKRTLFRDMENVDSLLRSFNLRINAKSGVGIRLEGSENDRANLAQVLLSADEPESMDKENRRKRLVLEILKNQSVQKLYYYSNLFKVSEGTISNDMDVIADWFKKNDLDLSRRQGYGVALDGTEEAYRRALSQFIYENISRDEFWEASAGADGKSAEKIDIYPLLDIKIFNQVVAALKTIPSKKLERMTESSRIRLVIYLSIAVKRIIKQKTISMETDTIQKLKADEDYTLTDTIANKLEQSFQFKICDEERAYIFINIKSAKQKYIDKTQDDDFYIDHYELIRMIYRMIDRFDPEIAEELKTDEVLLSGLIVHLDPTLIRLKHNMAIQNNMLEQIRNMYPDIFEKSKNAAQVIWESCGFAVPDTETGYLATHFGAAVMRLKERKIRRKVVSIGVVCASGIGISYLMSSRIKNTFKADVLVRTYAQEDLAAGSLSDIDILVSSFPLKDFPCSYLLVSPLPTEEDLEKIRKEINRCAYVETGQIPAERKSGDFASQLHETWDMAESIQSVLTQFEVSYIDENTNFAELVEQASRRFGISNEARGMIFSDLLAREKISSQVVESYQFALLHAKTGGVIKPVFAVILPNHPPFSSEYLKGAELAVIMLIPKGSEGKQHSQMMGKLSSALIEDEDFLIALKSGDREASYTKIQEILEGYFAQKIKELYP encoded by the coding sequence ATGACTTTTACACCGCGTTTAAATCATTTGTTCCGTATTTTATTGAAAAATACGGAGCCCGTTTCTGTAAGCGAGCTTGCTTCCCTGCTGAACACCAGCAAACGGACGCTTTTCCGCGACATGGAAAACGTTGATTCCCTGCTTCGTTCCTTTAATCTGAGGATTAACGCGAAGTCGGGAGTGGGAATTCGGCTTGAAGGAAGCGAAAACGACAGAGCAAACCTTGCCCAGGTGCTGCTCAGTGCAGATGAACCGGAATCCATGGACAAGGAAAACCGAAGAAAACGGCTAGTTTTGGAAATTCTGAAAAATCAAAGCGTACAAAAGCTGTACTATTACTCGAATCTGTTCAAAGTAAGTGAAGGAACCATCAGCAATGACATGGACGTCATTGCTGACTGGTTCAAAAAAAATGATTTGGATTTGTCCCGGCGACAGGGATACGGTGTTGCTTTGGACGGCACCGAAGAAGCCTACCGCCGGGCACTCTCCCAATTTATCTATGAAAATATCAGCCGGGATGAATTCTGGGAAGCATCTGCCGGTGCCGATGGAAAATCGGCTGAAAAGATAGATATTTACCCCCTGTTGGATATCAAAATTTTCAATCAGGTGGTTGCCGCTCTGAAAACAATTCCAAGCAAAAAACTGGAAAGGATGACAGAATCCTCCCGGATCAGGCTTGTAATCTACCTTTCCATTGCGGTGAAAAGAATTATCAAGCAGAAAACAATCTCCATGGAAACCGACACCATTCAAAAGCTGAAAGCAGATGAGGACTACACGCTCACCGACACCATTGCGAACAAACTGGAACAGTCGTTCCAGTTCAAGATCTGCGATGAGGAACGGGCGTATATTTTCATCAACATTAAAAGCGCAAAACAAAAATATATCGATAAAACGCAGGATGACGATTTTTACATCGATCATTATGAGCTGATTCGCATGATTTACCGGATGATTGACCGGTTTGACCCGGAAATCGCCGAAGAACTGAAAACGGATGAAGTTCTTTTAAGCGGCCTCATCGTCCATCTGGATCCGACTCTGATTCGGCTCAAGCACAATATGGCAATCCAAAACAACATGCTGGAGCAAATCCGGAACATGTATCCGGATATTTTTGAGAAAAGCAAAAATGCGGCGCAGGTGATTTGGGAAAGCTGCGGCTTTGCGGTGCCTGACACGGAAACAGGATACCTTGCAACCCACTTCGGCGCGGCGGTTATGCGCCTGAAAGAGAGAAAAATACGGCGCAAGGTTGTCAGCATCGGCGTTGTCTGCGCGAGCGGAATCGGCATTTCCTATTTGATGTCCTCCCGGATCAAAAATACATTCAAAGCGGACGTTCTTGTGAGGACCTACGCGCAGGAAGATTTAGCCGCGGGTTCCCTGTCGGATATCGACATTCTTGTTTCTTCATTCCCGCTCAAAGATTTTCCCTGCTCCTATCTGTTGGTCAGCCCCCTGCCCACAGAGGAAGATCTGGAAAAAATCCGGAAAGAGATCAATCGCTGTGCCTACGTGGAAACAGGCCAGATTCCGGCCGAAAGAAAAAGCGGGGATTTTGCCAGTCAGCTGCATGAAACCTGGGATATGGCGGAAAGCATCCAGTCCGTGCTTACGCAGTTTGAAGTGTCCTACATAGATGAGAACACGAATTTTGCAGAACTGGTCGAACAGGCGAGCCGGCGTTTCGGGATTAGCAATGAAGCCCGCGGTATGATCTTCAGCGATTTGCTGGCAAGGGAGAAAATCAGTTCACAAGTGGTTGAGAGCTATCAGTTTGCTTTGCTTCACGCGAAAACCGGCGGCGTAATAAAACCTGTGTTTGCAGTCATCCTTCCCAATCATCCCCCTTTCAGCAGCGAATACCTGAAGGGAGCCGAGCTGGCGGTTATTATGCTGATTCCCAAAGGCTCCGAAGGCAAACAGCACAGTCAGATGATGGGAAAGCTCAGCAGCGCGCTGATTGAAGACGAAGACTTTCTGATTGCGCTTAAATCCGGAGACCGGGAGGCCTCCTACACAAAAATACAGGAGATTCTGGAGGGGTACTTTGCTCAGAAAATCAAAGAACTCTACCCATGA
- a CDS encoding zinc-binding dehydrogenase produces MKTKAVRMYGADDLRLKEFELPEIKDDEILVKVVSDSICMSTYKLVKQGKKHKRAPQNIDTNPVIIGHEFAGDIVKVGAKWQSEFKAGEKFAQQPALNYKGSLNSPGYSYEYFGGDCTYCIIPHEVMELGCLLHYSGPSYFEASLGEPMSCIIGGFHSNYHTNKLNYDHASGVKENGTVLIVGGAGPMGLGAVEYAICLEKKPQLVVVTDVSEDRISRAEKVVPVSKAAGLGVTLKYVNPEKLENQFEDLKALTGGTGFDDIFVMAPIRPLVELADSLLAFDGCLNFFAGPTDNKFSASINMYNTHYISTHIMGSTGGNTADLIEALDLSASGEINPSVMVTHVGGIDCVADTTENLPSIPGGKKLIYTHISMPLTAIEDFRVLGEKDDLFKKLADSCEKHNGLWNSEAEHILFEHYGLND; encoded by the coding sequence ATGAAGACGAAAGCAGTCAGGATGTATGGAGCAGATGATCTGAGGCTTAAAGAATTTGAGCTTCCTGAAATAAAAGACGACGAAATACTGGTCAAGGTTGTCAGCGACAGTATTTGCATGTCTACCTATAAACTGGTCAAGCAGGGAAAAAAGCACAAGCGTGCGCCGCAGAACATTGACACGAACCCTGTGATCATCGGGCATGAATTTGCGGGCGATATCGTAAAGGTAGGGGCAAAATGGCAGTCCGAATTCAAAGCGGGCGAAAAATTTGCACAGCAGCCCGCGCTGAATTACAAGGGCAGCCTGAATTCCCCCGGCTATTCCTATGAGTATTTTGGCGGGGACTGCACCTACTGCATCATCCCCCACGAGGTGATGGAGCTTGGCTGCCTGCTGCACTACAGCGGCCCCAGCTATTTTGAAGCTTCGCTCGGTGAGCCGATGTCCTGCATTATCGGCGGATTCCATTCCAATTACCACACCAACAAGCTTAACTATGACCATGCCTCCGGCGTAAAAGAAAACGGAACGGTTCTGATCGTGGGCGGCGCGGGTCCCATGGGCCTCGGTGCGGTGGAATACGCAATCTGCCTTGAAAAAAAGCCGCAGCTGGTCGTCGTGACCGACGTCAGTGAAGACCGGATTTCCCGCGCAGAAAAAGTCGTTCCCGTTTCAAAGGCGGCAGGTCTGGGAGTAACCTTAAAATACGTCAATCCCGAAAAGCTTGAAAATCAGTTTGAGGATCTCAAAGCACTGACCGGCGGCACCGGTTTCGACGACATCTTCGTAATGGCGCCCATCCGCCCCCTTGTAGAACTGGCAGACAGCCTGCTTGCTTTTGACGGCTGCTTAAACTTTTTCGCCGGCCCTACGGATAACAAATTTTCCGCAAGCATCAATATGTACAATACGCATTATATCAGCACCCATATCATGGGTTCCACCGGCGGAAATACGGCTGATCTGATCGAAGCGCTCGACCTGTCCGCTTCCGGGGAAATCAATCCGTCCGTCATGGTCACACATGTGGGCGGAATCGACTGTGTCGCCGATACAACAGAAAATCTTCCGTCCATTCCCGGCGGTAAAAAACTCATCTATACGCATATCAGCATGCCGCTGACCGCCATTGAGGACTTCAGGGTTCTGGGCGAAAAGGATGATCTGTTTAAAAAGCTGGCCGACAGCTGTGAAAAGCATAACGGTCTGTGGAACAGCGAAGCGGAACATATTCTGTTTGAACATTACGGATTGAACGACTGA
- a CDS encoding PTS mannitol transporter subunit IICBA, with the protein MKEKIQSFGRFLSGMVMPNIGAFIAWGLITAMFIKTGWTPNDKLATLVDPMLKYLLPLLIGYTGGRMVGGQRGAVVGAIASIGVIIGADIPMFLGVMIMGPLGGYIIKQFDKLIQGKVKAGFEMLVDNFSAGIIGGILAIISFLLINPLCVALTAGMAAGVDFFVKAGLLPLAQIFIEPAKVLFLNNAINHGILTPLGIEQAGQMGKSIFFMLEANPGPGLGLLLAYCIAGKGSAKSSAPGAVIIHFLGGIHEIYFPYVMMNPILILAVIAGGITGSFVEGILGAGLVAAASPGSIIAFLLMTPRGGFAGTILGVTCAAAVSFAVSFVLLKATAKEEDGLEEAKDKVKAMKGGNFGKKPAVLRKVNVSKIVFACDAGMGSSAMGATVLGKKIREAGLDIQVVHSSIEDIPRDAQIVVTHHELMARVQKAVPNAQLITITNFMAAPEYDELVNQLGSLASVI; encoded by the coding sequence ATGAAAGAAAAAATTCAAAGCTTCGGCAGGTTCCTGAGCGGAATGGTCATGCCGAATATTGGTGCCTTCATTGCATGGGGCCTGATCACGGCAATGTTCATCAAAACAGGGTGGACGCCAAACGACAAGCTGGCAACCCTAGTAGACCCGATGCTCAAGTACCTGCTTCCCCTGCTCATCGGCTACACGGGCGGCCGCATGGTCGGCGGGCAGAGAGGTGCCGTGGTCGGCGCCATTGCTTCTATCGGCGTAATCATCGGCGCGGACATTCCGATGTTTCTCGGCGTGATGATTATGGGCCCTCTGGGCGGTTACATAATCAAGCAGTTCGACAAACTGATTCAGGGAAAAGTGAAGGCGGGATTTGAAATGCTCGTCGACAACTTTTCAGCCGGCATCATCGGCGGCATCCTAGCGATTATCTCGTTTCTGCTGATTAATCCCCTGTGCGTGGCTCTGACAGCCGGTATGGCCGCGGGTGTTGATTTCTTTGTAAAAGCGGGCCTGCTGCCGCTGGCACAGATCTTCATCGAGCCTGCAAAGGTTCTGTTCCTCAACAACGCGATCAACCACGGCATCCTGACCCCGCTCGGAATTGAGCAGGCAGGCCAAATGGGCAAGTCCATCTTCTTTATGCTGGAAGCAAATCCGGGCCCGGGCCTTGGGCTGCTGCTTGCATACTGCATTGCCGGAAAAGGCTCTGCGAAGAGTTCCGCTCCCGGTGCTGTGATTATTCATTTCCTCGGCGGTATCCATGAAATTTATTTCCCGTATGTTATGATGAACCCGATTCTTATCCTCGCGGTTATTGCCGGCGGCATCACCGGATCTTTCGTAGAGGGAATCCTGGGTGCCGGCCTTGTTGCCGCGGCATCCCCGGGCAGCATTATCGCCTTCCTTCTGATGACCCCGAGAGGCGGATTTGCGGGCACCATTCTCGGCGTAACGTGCGCCGCGGCGGTCAGCTTTGCCGTATCGTTCGTCCTCTTGAAGGCAACCGCTAAAGAGGAAGACGGTCTTGAAGAAGCCAAAGACAAAGTCAAAGCAATGAAAGGCGGAAATTTCGGGAAAAAACCAGCCGTCCTTCGCAAGGTAAACGTCAGCAAAATCGTATTTGCCTGCGACGCCGGCATGGGTTCCAGCGCAATGGGCGCAACGGTTCTCGGCAAAAAAATCAGAGAAGCCGGACTGGACATTCAGGTGGTTCATTCCTCCATCGAAGATATTCCCCGTGACGCACAGATTGTTGTTACACACCATGAGCTGATGGCAAGGGTACAGAAAGCCGTGCCGAACGCTCAGCTTATTACCATTACCAACTTTATGGCGGCGCCGGAGTATGACGAGCTTGTAAATCAGCTGGGCAGTCTTGCTTCGGTAATATAA
- the fba gene encoding class II fructose-1,6-bisphosphate aldolase, which yields MPLVNTVEMFKKAYAGGYAVGAFNVNNMEIVQGITEACQELKAPVILQVSAGARKYANHTYLIKLVEAAVIESPDIPISLHLDHGSSYELCKDCIDGGFTSVMFDGSSKPYEENVEEARKVVEYAHKYNVTVEAELGKLAGVEDDVKVEDDNAQFTDPEEVQDFVTRTGVDSLAIAIGTSHGAYKFKPGQKPRLRLDILQEVSDRLPGFPIVLHGASSVIPEFVKQINQFGGQMPDAIGIPEEMLLEASKMAVCKINIDSDLRLAMTASVRKYLAENPSHFDPRQYLTPARTAIKEMVEHKIVAVLGCAGKA from the coding sequence ATGCCATTAGTAAATACAGTTGAAATGTTCAAAAAAGCCTATGCCGGCGGATATGCCGTCGGTGCGTTCAATGTCAATAATATGGAGATCGTTCAGGGCATTACCGAAGCCTGCCAGGAACTGAAGGCTCCGGTTATTCTTCAGGTTTCCGCGGGCGCGCGCAAATATGCCAATCACACATATTTGATCAAGCTGGTTGAAGCCGCTGTTATAGAAAGCCCGGATATTCCGATTTCGCTGCACCTTGACCACGGTTCTTCCTATGAACTGTGCAAGGACTGTATTGACGGCGGATTTACCTCCGTTATGTTTGACGGTTCTTCCAAGCCTTACGAGGAAAATGTGGAAGAAGCCCGCAAAGTCGTTGAGTATGCGCATAAATATAATGTAACCGTTGAAGCCGAACTTGGCAAGCTGGCCGGTGTGGAAGACGACGTAAAGGTCGAAGACGACAATGCGCAGTTTACCGATCCTGAAGAAGTACAGGATTTTGTCACGCGCACTGGCGTGGATTCCCTTGCGATCGCAATCGGTACAAGCCATGGCGCATACAAATTCAAACCCGGCCAGAAGCCGAGGCTCCGCCTTGATATTTTGCAGGAGGTTTCCGACCGTCTGCCGGGATTCCCGATCGTTCTGCACGGCGCTTCCTCTGTTATTCCGGAGTTTGTGAAACAGATCAACCAGTTTGGCGGACAAATGCCGGACGCGATCGGCATTCCGGAAGAAATGCTCCTTGAAGCCTCGAAGATGGCCGTCTGCAAGATCAACATTGACTCCGACCTGCGCCTTGCCATGACGGCGAGCGTCCGCAAATATTTAGCGGAAAATCCGTCCCATTTTGACCCAAGGCAATATCTTACCCCTGCGCGCACAGCTATTAAGGAAATGGTTGAGCACAAAATCGTCGCCGTTCTCGGCTGCGCGGGCAAAGCATAA
- the pfkB gene encoding 1-phosphofructokinase: MIYTVTFNPALDYITEVSNFREGEINRSSGEKILSGGKGINVSIVLKNLGLNSTALGFIAGFTGDEIERGVRAFGCETKFIRLDGGMSRINLKIRSERETAVNGSGPRIPQEKVGELFLQLSNLSDGDILVLAGSIPSSLPENTYETIMERLQNKKIRIVVDATGQLLLNVLKFRPFLIKPNREELEEIIGEPLNGTDKIVRACKKLQTLGACNILVSMGGDGAILLSEEGSVYQSAAPKGKVVNTVGAGDSMVAGFLAGYLKSANLLEAFQTGIAAGSASAFSENLATGKEVAALLKTIKG, encoded by the coding sequence TTGATTTATACCGTAACATTTAACCCGGCGCTGGATTACATTACAGAAGTTTCGAATTTCCGCGAAGGGGAGATCAACCGGAGCAGCGGTGAAAAAATTCTGAGCGGCGGAAAAGGAATCAACGTTTCCATTGTACTGAAAAATCTTGGTTTGAACAGCACGGCGCTTGGATTCATCGCTGGTTTTACCGGCGATGAAATTGAAAGAGGCGTGCGTGCCTTCGGCTGTGAAACCAAATTCATCCGGCTGGACGGCGGGATGTCCCGTATTAATCTGAAAATCCGCTCCGAGCGTGAAACAGCGGTAAACGGCAGCGGCCCGCGCATTCCGCAGGAAAAAGTCGGTGAACTGTTTTTACAGCTCAGCAACCTTTCCGACGGAGATATTCTCGTTCTTGCGGGCAGCATTCCCTCCTCACTGCCGGAGAACACCTACGAAACCATCATGGAGCGGCTTCAAAACAAGAAAATCCGCATTGTGGTGGACGCCACGGGACAGCTGCTTTTAAACGTGTTGAAGTTCCGGCCGTTCCTCATTAAACCCAACCGGGAGGAACTGGAGGAAATCATCGGCGAACCGCTGAACGGCACCGATAAAATTGTGCGTGCCTGCAAAAAGCTTCAGACACTTGGCGCGTGCAATATTCTCGTGTCCATGGGCGGCGACGGCGCAATTCTTCTCAGTGAAGAAGGCAGCGTTTACCAAAGCGCGGCCCCAAAGGGTAAAGTAGTCAACACCGTTGGCGCCGGCGATTCCATGGTGGCCGGTTTTCTTGCCGGATACCTGAAAAGCGCCAATCTGCTCGAAGCCTTCCAAACGGGAATTGCCGCGGGAAGCGCCAGCGCTTTTTCCGAAAATCTGGCAACCGGAAAGGAAGTCGCCGCTCTGCTTAAAACAATAAAGGGGTGA
- a CDS encoding DNA glycosylase, with the protein MVHRTDSFDLAQTLDCGQCFRWEKQADGSYTGVAFGRILNISEENREQVLLDAFWRNYFDLPLDYGKIRDDLSAGDATLAKAAKFAPGMRILNQEPWEALCSFIFSQNNNIPRIKGIVSRFCAKFGQEIGDGYFAFPKAENTARLCETDLADIRSGFRAKYILSAAQKVAMGEIDLEVLKTVPLADARDRLMTIHGVGPKVADCTLLYGLHRLEAFPMDVWMKRAMHTLFPGREPESFGRYAGIAQQYIFHYSRNNPNLFETDH; encoded by the coding sequence ATGGTGCATCGGACAGACAGCTTTGATTTGGCGCAGACGCTTGACTGCGGGCAGTGCTTCCGCTGGGAGAAGCAGGCCGACGGCTCTTACACAGGCGTCGCTTTCGGGCGCATTCTGAATATTTCGGAGGAAAACAGGGAACAGGTGCTGCTTGACGCCTTTTGGCGGAATTATTTCGACCTGCCGCTCGATTACGGTAAAATTCGCGACGATTTGTCGGCGGGAGACGCCACCCTTGCAAAAGCGGCGAAGTTTGCGCCCGGAATGAGAATTCTGAACCAGGAGCCGTGGGAAGCGCTTTGTTCGTTTATCTTTTCGCAGAACAACAATATTCCCAGAATCAAAGGAATTGTGTCGCGGTTTTGCGCGAAGTTCGGTCAGGAAATCGGGGACGGCTATTTTGCCTTTCCGAAAGCTGAAAATACTGCCCGGCTGTGTGAAACGGACCTTGCGGATATCCGCAGCGGGTTCCGGGCGAAATACATACTCAGCGCAGCGCAGAAGGTGGCAATGGGTGAAATTGACCTTGAAGTGCTCAAAACCGTGCCGCTGGCCGACGCCCGTGACCGGCTCATGACGATTCACGGAGTGGGGCCAAAGGTGGCTGACTGCACCCTGCTTTACGGGCTGCACCGTCTGGAGGCGTTCCCGATGGATGTTTGGATGAAACGTGCGATGCACACGCTGTTTCCCGGCAGAGAACCGGAGAGCTTCGGCCGGTATGCCGGAATCGCGCAGCAGTACATTTTTCATTACAGCCGGAACAATCCGAACCTGTTTGAAACGGATCATTAA
- a CDS encoding HPr family phosphocarrier protein codes for MKEFRYVIQDNEGIHARPAGLLVLEAQKHSSEVTIAKSNKTGNAKKLFSVMSLAAKKGEEVTVTVEGSDEEQTVKIMQAFFKQNL; via the coding sequence ATGAAAGAGTTTCGTTATGTCATTCAGGATAACGAAGGAATCCATGCCCGGCCTGCCGGCCTTTTGGTGCTGGAAGCACAAAAACACAGTTCGGAAGTCACGATTGCAAAAAGCAATAAAACAGGAAATGCCAAAAAACTTTTCTCCGTCATGAGCCTCGCCGCCAAAAAGGGTGAGGAAGTCACCGTTACTGTGGAAGGGTCGGATGAAGAGCAGACTGTCAAAATTATGCAGGCCTTTTTTAAGCAGAATTTATAA